The proteins below are encoded in one region of Rhododendron vialii isolate Sample 1 chromosome 7a, ASM3025357v1:
- the LOC131332571 gene encoding LIM domain-containing protein HDR3-like — protein MEQFKPLVLHIHRFYEDHLKLNVEKNIPILLADVKELNRVSSEKKRNPFILGTTVTPAVAGAGVITTVKRLWRIGNSVKVDREQKRLTSNKVVAILLAFGLSKVKEMHGLSAVRNWVIKLNSLSVTYICWYKRLEYEVEEGMCELASYEWLKCWSPHDPSYTTEQTQFARTLHEFELLTIEQRSNEMGNGFRAAKHAVEKYGFQNTLNHIARTGKFPPQ, from the exons ATGGAGCAGTTCAAACCCCTAGTACTTCACATTCATAGATTTTATGAGGATCATTTGAAGCTTAATGTTGAAAAGAACATCCCCATCCTTTTAGCGGATGTAAAGGAGCTTAACAGAGTTTCATCTGAGAAG AAGAGAAACCCATTTATTCTTGGAACCACTGTAACTCCTGCGGTTGCGGGTGCGGGTGTTATAACAACG GTTAAAAGGCTTTGGCGCATAGGGAATAGTGTAAAAGTGGATCGAGAGCAGAAGCGGCTAACGAGCAACAAAGTGGTGGCAATCCTACTTGCATTTGGATTGTCCAA AGTG AAGGAGATGCATGGATTATCTGCAGTTAGGAACTGGGTCATTAAGTTGAATAGTTTGTCGGTCACGTACATCT GCTGGTACAAGCGTTTAGAGTACGAAGTTGAAGAAGGTATGTGTGAGCTGGCTTCGTATGAGTGGCTGAAGTGCTGGAGTCCACACGATCCTTCTTACACCACCGAGCAGACTCAATTTGCCAGAACTCTTCACGAGTTTGAGTTACTAACCATTGAACAACGGTCAAATGAGATGGGCAACGGATTTAGAGCGGCTAAGCACGCAGTTGAAAAATATGGCTTTCAAAATACATTGAACCATATTGCTCGAACGGGAAAGTTTCCGCCGCAGTGA
- the LOC131332568 gene encoding uncharacterized protein LOC131332568 gives MANKEKDKDPSSIDVLGSDDPYFIHHSNNPTAVLVSPLLSGDNYGTWLSAMTMALRTKNKLGFVDGSIEEPKETTQLCQWERCNDLVSSWILNSTESEIRVSILYAQTAREIWIDLHD, from the coding sequence ATGGCAAACAAAGAGAAAGATAAGGATCCTAGTTCGATTGATGTACTAGGATCTGATGACCCATACTTCATACACCATTCAAACAACCCTACTGCTGTTTTAGTTTCTCCACTTCTTTCTGGAGATAACTACGGAACATGGCTTAGTGCAATGACCATGGCACTTCGcactaaaaataaacttggctTTGTCGATGGTTCAATCGAAGAGCCCAAGGAAACCACCCAACTATGTCAATGGGAGCGCTGCAATGACCTTGTCAGTTCATGGATCCTCAACTCCACAGAAAGTGAGATCCGTGTTAGTATTCTATACGCACAAACTGCGAGGGAAATATGGATCGATCTACATGATTGA